One genomic segment of Homo sapiens chromosome 14, GRCh38.p14 Primary Assembly includes these proteins:
- the TSSK4 gene encoding testis-specific serine/threonine-protein kinase 4 isoform 1 (isoform 1 is encoded by transcript variant 1), which translates to MGKGDVLEAAPTTTAYHSLMDEYGYEVGKAIGHGSYGSVYEAFYTKQKVMVAVKIISKKKASDDYLNKFLPREIQVMKVLRHKYLINFYRAIESTSRVYIILELAQGGDVLEWIQRYGACSEPLAGKWFSQLTLGIAYLHSKSIVHRLMPSLSAAGRDLKLENLLLDKWENVKISDFGFAKMVPSNQPVGCSPSYRQVNCFSHLSQTYCGSFAYACPEILRGLPYNPFLSDTWSMGVILYTLVVAHLPFDDTNLKKLLRETQKEVTFPANHTISQECKNLILQMLRQATKRATILDIIKDSWVLKFQPEQPTHEIRLLEAMCQLHNTTKQHQSLQITT; encoded by the exons ATGGGGAAGGGAGATGTCTTAGAGGCAGCACCAACCACCACAGCCTACCATTCCCTCATGGATGAATATGGTTATGAGGTGGGCAAGGCCATTGGCCATGGCTCCTATGGGTCGGTATATGAGGCTTTCTACACAAAGCAGAAGGTTATGGTGGCAGTCAAGATCATCTCAAAGAAGAAGGCCTCTGATGACTATCTTAACAAGTTCCTGCCCCGTGAAATACAG GTAATGAAAGTCTTGCGGCACAAGTACCTCATCAACTTCTATCGGGCCATTGAGAGCACATCTCGAGTATACATCATTCTGGAACTGGCTCAGGGTGGTGATGTCCTTGAATGGATCCAGCGCTACGGGGCCTGCTCTGAGCCCCTTGCTGGCAAGTGGTTCTCCCAGCTGACCCTGGGCATTGCCTACCTGCACAGCAAGAGCATCGTGCACCG CCTGATGCCCAGCCTTTCTGCTGCTGGTAGGGACTTAAAGTTGGAGAACCTGTTGCTGGACAAGTGGGAGAATGTGAAGATATCAGACTTTGGCTTTGCCAAGATGGTGCCTTCTAACCAGCCTGTGGGTTGTAGCCCTTCTTACCGCCAAGTGAACTgcttttcccacctcagccagaCTTACTGTGGCAGCTTTGCTTACGCTTGCCCAGAGATCTTACGAGGCTTGCCCTACAACCCTTTCCTGTCTGACACCTGGAGCATGGGCGTCATCCTTTACACTCTAGTGGTCGCCCATCTGCCCTTTGATGACACCAATCTCAAAAAGCTGCTAAGAGAGACTCAGAAGGAGGTCACTTTCCCAGCTAACCATACCATCTCCCAGGAGTGCAAG AACCTGATCCTCCAGATGCTACGCCAAGCCACTAAGCGTgccaccattctggacatcatcAAGGATTCCTGGGTGCTCAagttccagcctgagcaacccaCCCATGAGATCAGGCTGCTTGAGGCCATGTGCCAGCTCCACAACACCACTAAACAGCACCAATCCTTGCAAATTACGACCTGA
- the TSSK4 gene encoding testis-specific serine/threonine-protein kinase 4 isoform 2 (isoform 2 is encoded by transcript variant 2) — protein MGKGDVLEAAPTTTAYHSLMDEYGYEVGKAIGHGSYGSVYEAFYTKQKVMVAVKIISKKKASDDYLNKFLPREIQVMKVLRHKYLINFYRAIESTSRVYIILELAQGGDVLEWIQRYGACSEPLAGKWFSQLTLGIAYLHSKSIVHRDLKLENLLLDKWENVKISDFGFAKMVPSNQPVGCSPSYRQVNCFSHLSQTYCGSFAYACPEILRGLPYNPFLSDTWSMGVILYTLVVAHLPFDDTNLKKLLRETQKEVTFPANHTISQECKNLILQMLRQATKRATILDIIKDSWVLKFQPEQPTHEIRLLEAMCQLHNTTKQHQSLQITT, from the exons ATGGGGAAGGGAGATGTCTTAGAGGCAGCACCAACCACCACAGCCTACCATTCCCTCATGGATGAATATGGTTATGAGGTGGGCAAGGCCATTGGCCATGGCTCCTATGGGTCGGTATATGAGGCTTTCTACACAAAGCAGAAGGTTATGGTGGCAGTCAAGATCATCTCAAAGAAGAAGGCCTCTGATGACTATCTTAACAAGTTCCTGCCCCGTGAAATACAG GTAATGAAAGTCTTGCGGCACAAGTACCTCATCAACTTCTATCGGGCCATTGAGAGCACATCTCGAGTATACATCATTCTGGAACTGGCTCAGGGTGGTGATGTCCTTGAATGGATCCAGCGCTACGGGGCCTGCTCTGAGCCCCTTGCTGGCAAGTGGTTCTCCCAGCTGACCCTGGGCATTGCCTACCTGCACAGCAAGAGCATCGTGCACCG GGACTTAAAGTTGGAGAACCTGTTGCTGGACAAGTGGGAGAATGTGAAGATATCAGACTTTGGCTTTGCCAAGATGGTGCCTTCTAACCAGCCTGTGGGTTGTAGCCCTTCTTACCGCCAAGTGAACTgcttttcccacctcagccagaCTTACTGTGGCAGCTTTGCTTACGCTTGCCCAGAGATCTTACGAGGCTTGCCCTACAACCCTTTCCTGTCTGACACCTGGAGCATGGGCGTCATCCTTTACACTCTAGTGGTCGCCCATCTGCCCTTTGATGACACCAATCTCAAAAAGCTGCTAAGAGAGACTCAGAAGGAGGTCACTTTCCCAGCTAACCATACCATCTCCCAGGAGTGCAAG AACCTGATCCTCCAGATGCTACGCCAAGCCACTAAGCGTgccaccattctggacatcatcAAGGATTCCTGGGTGCTCAagttccagcctgagcaacccaCCCATGAGATCAGGCTGCTTGAGGCCATGTGCCAGCTCCACAACACCACTAAACAGCACCAATCCTTGCAAATTACGACCTGA
- the TSSK4 gene encoding testis-specific serine/threonine-protein kinase 4 isoform X1 has protein sequence MGKGDVLEAAPTTTAYHSLMDEYGYEVGKAIGHGSYGSVYEAFYTKQKVMVAVKIISKKKASDDYLNKFLPREIQVMKVLRHKYLINFYRAIESTSRVYIILELAQGGDVLEWIQRYGACSEPLAGKWFSQLTLGIAYLHSKSIVHRLMPSLSAAGRDLKLENLLLDKWENVKISDFGFAKMVPSNQPVGCSPSYRQVNCFSHLSQTYCGSFAYACPEILRGLPYNPFLSDTWSMGVILYTLVVAHLPFDDTNLKKLLRETQKEVTFPANHTISQECKVQLLIACVAQWRKTQARPLSPLL, from the exons ATGGGGAAGGGAGATGTCTTAGAGGCAGCACCAACCACCACAGCCTACCATTCCCTCATGGATGAATATGGTTATGAGGTGGGCAAGGCCATTGGCCATGGCTCCTATGGGTCGGTATATGAGGCTTTCTACACAAAGCAGAAGGTTATGGTGGCAGTCAAGATCATCTCAAAGAAGAAGGCCTCTGATGACTATCTTAACAAGTTCCTGCCCCGTGAAATACAG GTAATGAAAGTCTTGCGGCACAAGTACCTCATCAACTTCTATCGGGCCATTGAGAGCACATCTCGAGTATACATCATTCTGGAACTGGCTCAGGGTGGTGATGTCCTTGAATGGATCCAGCGCTACGGGGCCTGCTCTGAGCCCCTTGCTGGCAAGTGGTTCTCCCAGCTGACCCTGGGCATTGCCTACCTGCACAGCAAGAGCATCGTGCACCG CCTGATGCCCAGCCTTTCTGCTGCTGGTAGGGACTTAAAGTTGGAGAACCTGTTGCTGGACAAGTGGGAGAATGTGAAGATATCAGACTTTGGCTTTGCCAAGATGGTGCCTTCTAACCAGCCTGTGGGTTGTAGCCCTTCTTACCGCCAAGTGAACTgcttttcccacctcagccagaCTTACTGTGGCAGCTTTGCTTACGCTTGCCCAGAGATCTTACGAGGCTTGCCCTACAACCCTTTCCTGTCTGACACCTGGAGCATGGGCGTCATCCTTTACACTCTAGTGGTCGCCCATCTGCCCTTTGATGACACCAATCTCAAAAAGCTGCTAAGAGAGACTCAGAAGGAGGTCACTTTCCCAGCTAACCATACCATCTCCCAGGAGTGCAAG GTCCAACTGCTCATTGCCTGTGTGGCACAATGGAGAAAAACTCAGGCAAgacctctctctcccctgctctaG
- the TSSK4 gene encoding testis-specific serine/threonine-protein kinase 4 isoform X2: MKVLRHKYLINFYRAIESTSRVYIILELAQGGDVLEWIQRYGACSEPLAGKWFSQLTLGIAYLHSKSIVHRLMPSLSAAGRDLKLENLLLDKWENVKISDFGFAKMVPSNQPVGCSPSYRQVNCFSHLSQTYCGSFAYACPEILRGLPYNPFLSDTWSMGVILYTLVVAHLPFDDTNLKKLLRETQKEVTFPANHTISQECKNLILQMLRQATKRATILDIIKDSWVLKFQPEQPTHEIRLLEAMCQLHNTTKQHQSLQITT, translated from the exons ATGAAAGTCTTGCGGCACAAGTACCTCATCAACTTCTATCGGGCCATTGAGAGCACATCTCGAGTATACATCATTCTGGAACTGGCTCAGGGTGGTGATGTCCTTGAATGGATCCAGCGCTACGGGGCCTGCTCTGAGCCCCTTGCTGGCAAGTGGTTCTCCCAGCTGACCCTGGGCATTGCCTACCTGCACAGCAAGAGCATCGTGCACCG CCTGATGCCCAGCCTTTCTGCTGCTGGTAGGGACTTAAAGTTGGAGAACCTGTTGCTGGACAAGTGGGAGAATGTGAAGATATCAGACTTTGGCTTTGCCAAGATGGTGCCTTCTAACCAGCCTGTGGGTTGTAGCCCTTCTTACCGCCAAGTGAACTgcttttcccacctcagccagaCTTACTGTGGCAGCTTTGCTTACGCTTGCCCAGAGATCTTACGAGGCTTGCCCTACAACCCTTTCCTGTCTGACACCTGGAGCATGGGCGTCATCCTTTACACTCTAGTGGTCGCCCATCTGCCCTTTGATGACACCAATCTCAAAAAGCTGCTAAGAGAGACTCAGAAGGAGGTCACTTTCCCAGCTAACCATACCATCTCCCAGGAGTGCAAG AACCTGATCCTCCAGATGCTACGCCAAGCCACTAAGCGTgccaccattctggacatcatcAAGGATTCCTGGGTGCTCAagttccagcctgagcaacccaCCCATGAGATCAGGCTGCTTGAGGCCATGTGCCAGCTCCACAACACCACTAAACAGCACCAATCCTTGCAAATTACGACCTGA
- the TSSK4 gene encoding testis-specific serine/threonine-protein kinase 4 isoform 3 (isoform 3 is encoded by transcript variant 3), which produces MKVLRHKYLINFYRAIESTSRVYIILELAQGGDVLEWIQRYGACSEPLAGKWFSQLTLGIAYLHSKSIVHRDLKLENLLLDKWENVKISDFGFAKMVPSNQPVGCSPSYRQVNCFSHLSQTYCGSFAYACPEILRGLPYNPFLSDTWSMGVILYTLVVAHLPFDDTNLKKLLRETQKEVTFPANHTISQECKNLILQMLRQATKRATILDIIKDSWVLKFQPEQPTHEIRLLEAMCQLHNTTKQHQSLQITT; this is translated from the exons ATGAAAGTCTTGCGGCACAAGTACCTCATCAACTTCTATCGGGCCATTGAGAGCACATCTCGAGTATACATCATTCTGGAACTGGCTCAGGGTGGTGATGTCCTTGAATGGATCCAGCGCTACGGGGCCTGCTCTGAGCCCCTTGCTGGCAAGTGGTTCTCCCAGCTGACCCTGGGCATTGCCTACCTGCACAGCAAGAGCATCGTGCACCG GGACTTAAAGTTGGAGAACCTGTTGCTGGACAAGTGGGAGAATGTGAAGATATCAGACTTTGGCTTTGCCAAGATGGTGCCTTCTAACCAGCCTGTGGGTTGTAGCCCTTCTTACCGCCAAGTGAACTgcttttcccacctcagccagaCTTACTGTGGCAGCTTTGCTTACGCTTGCCCAGAGATCTTACGAGGCTTGCCCTACAACCCTTTCCTGTCTGACACCTGGAGCATGGGCGTCATCCTTTACACTCTAGTGGTCGCCCATCTGCCCTTTGATGACACCAATCTCAAAAAGCTGCTAAGAGAGACTCAGAAGGAGGTCACTTTCCCAGCTAACCATACCATCTCCCAGGAGTGCAAG AACCTGATCCTCCAGATGCTACGCCAAGCCACTAAGCGTgccaccattctggacatcatcAAGGATTCCTGGGTGCTCAagttccagcctgagcaacccaCCCATGAGATCAGGCTGCTTGAGGCCATGTGCCAGCTCCACAACACCACTAAACAGCACCAATCCTTGCAAATTACGACCTGA
- the CHMP4A gene encoding charged multivesicular body protein 4a has translation MSGLGRLFGKGKKEKGPTPEEAIQKLKETEKILIKKQEFLEQKIQQELQTAKKYGTKNKRAALQALRRKKRFEQQLAQTDGTLSTLEFQREAIENATTNAEVLRTMELAAQSMKKAYQDMDIDKVDELMTDITEQQEVAQQISDAISRPMGFGDDVDEDELLEELEELEQEELAQELLNVGDKEEEPSVKLPSVPSTHLPAGPAPKVDEDEEALKQLAEWVS, from the exons ATGAGTGGTCTCGGCAGGCTCTTCGGGAAGG ggaagaaggagaaagggcCAACCCCTGAAGAAGCAATACagaaactgaaggagacagagaagatACTGATCAAGAAACAGGAATTTTTGGAGCAGAAGATTCAACAGGAGCTACAAACAGCCAAGAAGTATGGGACCAAGAATAAGAGAG CTGCCCTACAGGCTTTGCGGAGGAAGAAAAGATTCGAACAGCAGCTGGCACAAACTGACGGGACATTATCCACCCTGGAGTTTCAGCGTGAGGCCATTGAGAATGCCACTACCAATGCAGAAGTCCTTCGTACCATGGAGCTTGCTGCCCAAAGCATGAAGAAGGCCTACCAGGACAT GGACATTGACAAGGTAGATGAACTGATGACTGACATCACGGAACAACAGGAGGTGGCCCAGCAGATCTCAGATGCCATTTCTCGGCCTATGGGCTTTGGAGATGATGTGGATGAG GATGAACTGCTGGAGGAGCTAGAggagctggagcaggaggaattGGCCCAGGAGTTGTTAAATGTGGGCGACAAGGAAGAAGAACCCTCAGTCAAATTGCCTAGTGTACCTTCTACTCATCTGCCGGCAGGGCCAG CTCCCAAAGTGGATGAAGATGAAGAAGCACTAAAGCAGTTGGCTGAGTGGGTATCCTGA
- the MDP1 gene encoding magnesium-dependent phosphatase 1 isoform 1 (isoform 1 is encoded by transcript variant 1), whose amino-acid sequence MARLPKLAVFDLDYTLWPFWVDTHVDPPFHKSSDGTVRDRRGQDVRLYPEVPEVLKRLQSLGVPGAAASRTSEIEGANQLLELFDLFRYFVHREIYPGSKITHFERLQQKTGIPFSQMIFFDDERRNIVDVSKLGVTCIHIQNGMNLQTLSQGLETFAKAQTGPLRSSLEESPFEA is encoded by the exons ATGGCGCGGCTACCGAAGCTGGCAGTCTTTGATTTGG ATTACACTCTCTGGCCTTTCTGGGTCGACACGCACGTAGACCCTCCGTTCCATAAGAGCAG TGATGGAACTGTACGAGATAGGCGGGGCCAAGACGTCCGACTGTACCCAGAGGTGCCTGAGGTCCTAAAACGATTGCAGAGCCTTGGGGTGCCCGGTGCGGCTGCTTCAAG GACAAGTGAGATAGAAGGGGCCAACCAGCTACTGGAGCTCTTTGACCTCTTCAGGTACTTTGTTCATCGGGAAATCTATCCAGGCAGCAAGATCACACACTTTGAGAG GTTGCAGCAGAAGACTGGAATTCCTTTCTCCCAGATGATCTTCTTTGATGATGAGAGGCGGAATATTGTAGACGTCAGCAAACTGG GTGTTACCTGCATTCACATCCAGAATGGAATGAATCTTCAAACTCTAAGTCAAGGGTTAGAGACATTTGCGAAGGCCCAAACTGGGCCTTTGAGGTCCAGCCTTGAGGAGAGCCCATTTGAGGCCTAA
- the MDP1 gene encoding magnesium-dependent phosphatase 1 isoform 2 (isoform 2 is encoded by transcript variant 2) encodes MARLPKLAVFDLDYTLWPFWVDTHVDPPFHKSSDGTVRDRRGQDVRLYPEVPEVLKRLQSLGVPGAAASRTSEIEGANQLLELFDLFRCYLHSHPEWNESSNSKSRVRDICEGPNWAFEVQP; translated from the exons ATGGCGCGGCTACCGAAGCTGGCAGTCTTTGATTTGG ATTACACTCTCTGGCCTTTCTGGGTCGACACGCACGTAGACCCTCCGTTCCATAAGAGCAG TGATGGAACTGTACGAGATAGGCGGGGCCAAGACGTCCGACTGTACCCAGAGGTGCCTGAGGTCCTAAAACGATTGCAGAGCCTTGGGGTGCCCGGTGCGGCTGCTTCAAG GACAAGTGAGATAGAAGGGGCCAACCAGCTACTGGAGCTCTTTGACCTCTTCAG GTGTTACCTGCATTCACATCCAGAATGGAATGAATCTTCAAACTCTAAGTCAAGGGTTAGAGACATTTGCGAAGGCCCAAACTGGGCCTTTGAGGTCCAGCCTTGA
- the MDP1 gene encoding magnesium-dependent phosphatase 1 isoform 3 (isoform 3 is encoded by transcript variant 3), whose product MARLPKLAVFDLDYTLWPFWVDTHVDPPFHKSSDGTVRDRRGQDVRLYPEVPEVLKRLQSLGVPGAAASRTSEIEGANQLLELFDLFRYFVHREIYPGSKITHFERLQQKTGIPFSQMIFFDDERRNIVDVSKLGTE is encoded by the exons ATGGCGCGGCTACCGAAGCTGGCAGTCTTTGATTTGG ATTACACTCTCTGGCCTTTCTGGGTCGACACGCACGTAGACCCTCCGTTCCATAAGAGCAG TGATGGAACTGTACGAGATAGGCGGGGCCAAGACGTCCGACTGTACCCAGAGGTGCCTGAGGTCCTAAAACGATTGCAGAGCCTTGGGGTGCCCGGTGCGGCTGCTTCAAG GACAAGTGAGATAGAAGGGGCCAACCAGCTACTGGAGCTCTTTGACCTCTTCAGGTACTTTGTTCATCGGGAAATCTATCCAGGCAGCAAGATCACACACTTTGAGAG GTTGCAGCAGAAGACTGGAATTCCTTTCTCCCAGATGATCTTCTTTGATGATGAGAGGCGGAATATTGTAGACGTCAGCAAACTGGGTACTGAGTGA